In the Helianthus annuus cultivar XRQ/B chromosome 11, HanXRQr2.0-SUNRISE, whole genome shotgun sequence genome, one interval contains:
- the LOC110882738 gene encoding putative F-box only protein 15 translates to MADLPIHTIVFEILTRVPAKDVGRSKSVCKQWYALLSTKDFVRIHCSRSLVSSNQRVLLIDDLTCSVRPIIFQSNDYGPSSIVTFPFHHQNNDVSILSHLNGLLCVCLNHTYELLLWNPTTTAFKRLSTPDSHGFYINNLDAVGLYVDADDDYKVLHIKRRSGVLGVHLYSREVDSWRNIPFITRQEYLSPHFNWSAGTFCGGTLYFTVCECWLGGTNRVICFDVNSEQFKEISFPPVPSTGMVQGVLVNVKNELHMFASTGMFEMTIDLWTLQGDYWIKVLSCPPIPPISLSLWCDITHYVTNGNWFVMTKLGKLFTIEMDMKPFECFYPVTWFRGFKGAVFVETIVSPSI, encoded by the coding sequence ATGGCTGACCTTCCTATTCATACAATCGTGTTTGAGATATTAACGAGGGTGCCAGCAAAGGATGTAGGTCGTTCTAAGAGTGTGTGTAAGCAATGGTACGCGTTACTGTCAACAAAAGATTTCGTAAGGATACATTGTTCTCGCTCATTAGTTTCATCTAACCAGAGAGTTCTACTAATTGACGACCTAACGTGCTCCGTTCGTCCGATCATCTTTCAATCCAATGACTATGGGCCAAGCTCCATAGTTACATTTCCATTCCATCACCAAAATAATGATGTCTCAATACTTTCACATTTGAACGGATTGTTGTGTGTTTGCTTGAATCATACATACGAGCTGcttctttggaatccaacaacTACTGCTTTCAAGCGTTTGTCAACTCCTGATTCTCATGGATTCTATATAAATAACCTTGATGCCGTTGGTTTGTACGTTGACGCTGACGATGATTACAAGGTCTTGCATATAAAGCGTAGGAGTGGTGTACTTGGTGTCCATCTTTATTCTAGGGAAGTAGACTCTTGGAGAAATATTCCTTTCATAACAAGACAAGAGTACCTAAGCCCTCATTTCAATTGGTCAGCTGGCACATTTTGTGGTGGTACTCTATATTTCACTGTTTGCGAATGTTGGCTTGGAGGTACGAACAGGGTGATTTGTTTTGATGTTAATTCGGAGCAGTTCAAGGAGATAAGCTTTCCACCCGTTCCTTCTACAGGAATGGTTCAAGGTGTTTTAGTGAATGTAAAAAATGAGCTTCACATGTTTGCTAGCACTGGCATGTTTGAGATGACAATTGACCTATGGACGCTACAAGGAGATTACTGGATTAAGGTCTTATCATGTCCTCCGATCCCCCCGATATCATTGTCATTGTGGTGCGATATAACACATTATGTGACAAATGGTAATTGGTTTGTGATGACTAAATTAGGGAAGTTGTTTACAATTGAAATGGATATGAAGCCCTTCGAATGTTTTTATCCCGTTACTTGGTTTCGAGGTTTTAAGGGTGCGGTGTTTGTGGAGACCATTGTTTCACCAAGTATTTAG
- the LOC110882737 gene encoding uncharacterized protein LOC110882737: MTNGQPNHRNHASSSSGSTKAEKRKEYHKRYYAARKENNKVSKFGSGDASQSASSISLMSNRSTERTPLRSLQTNITQFTQTTNENASSVSTIKRKEYNKGYSNTRNDNGMRISTGSQVNQTPIDDVTPTTTFPSVIDVVRHRTSRGIRIHPRTLLPQFAEVVDQPSFQDGSVQDDPYNFVYNGVPGEHRVLKERGACPNCGAKRFQYEFDTFCCMSGKTVLANLEIPRELYRLFTSQDEIGDMFRQNIRAYNTNFSFASMGVTLDDTLNNMRDGVYTFRAHKGIYHRIDQLVPRDGTPRYLQLYFYDPDTELDHRLRWPNLDRRITQILTRVLSTNPYVDTFRRLAELGPLDNYRVTLNTSVELDQRVYNRPTTSEVAGIWVEGNDNITSYKRSIVVYGRSEYSQTIQPYFSCYDPLSYPLFFPNGESGWHANIPRHGVSINEVRNNDNIEGEMEEANTRSGRTTVAMREYYCYKFQIRSTDNLLLFGGRLLQQFVVDVYIKIETSRLEFCERNQAKIRAELYQGIVDCVNTGEVHANRVGKRIVLPASFIGGPRDMRRRFLDAMTLVQDDGKPDVFLTMTCNPKWPEICDNLHVGQTATDRPDLVSRVFRAKLEDLKDQLFKKHVLGEVKAYVYVIEFQKRGLPHAHFLLIMYPQHKINNADHYDKVVCAEIPNKLTHPRLHEMVVKHMIHGPCGNLRSSSPCMQGDPKICRFHYPRQFNEQTTQGEDSYPLYRRRDTGIEVDLRGQTLDNRWVVPYNPRLLMMFNCHMNVEVCSSIKSVKYLFKYVYKGHDKQVIQVDQSEPGVVINEIKRFQDARYISPPEAMWRIFSFSLSQIFPAVLALQLHLPNNQMVRFRDDDLMPNIVDRERDKRTMLTAFFEINRNDETARVHLYKDFPKHFTWNGSTRRWSRRFGKKQRGRIVSANPAEGERYYLRLLLSNVRGPTSFEHLCTVNGQQCATFRKAALELGLIEDDEYLSQCLEEASTFQFPNALRRLFATIMIFCQPGDIRKLWNDHFDSLSEDHRLHCQSIERVQNMVLTEISVLVQSMGKNFNEFDLPKITDDVNLQDAGYRELQEEYGIVLEPEHLSAKHSLNPDQKNVFDEIMMHVDNDLPGVFFIDGPGGTGKTFLYIALLAEIRSRGLIALATASSGAAANNMPGGRTAHSRFKIPLNLENNSMCNIKKQSGAAKLIRSAKIIIWDEASMAKRQAIEAVDRTFQDIIGVSLPFGGKIMVMGGDFRQVLPVIKRGTRAQIVDSSVRMSPLWSLTKKMRLTINMRALKDPWFSKFLLRVGDGTEEPIEGNFIRIPDDMTIQCNNRENAIKELIHAIFPSIEDNVYSSDYIISRAILSTKNDSVDEINNQMIEIFQGEEKVYYSFDEAEDDQRNFYPVEFLNSLNVSGLPPHKLRLKIGCPIILLRNIDPSHGLCNGTRLICKGFMRNVIDAEIAVGQHAGKRVFLPRIPLTLSEDDMFPFKLKRKQFPIRLSFSMTINKAQGQTIPNVGIYLPDSVFSHGQLYVALSRGISRQSTKVLVHLAKEFKQRGVYTSNVVYQEVLRD; the protein is encoded by the exons ATGACTAATGGACAACCAAACCATCGTAATCATGCTTCTAGCTCGAGCGGATCTACTAAAGCTGAAAAACGAAAAGAGTATCACAAAAGATACTATGCTGCACGCAAAGAAAATAACAAAGTATCTAAATTTGGGAGTGGTGATGCCTCCCAAAGTGCTTCATCAATATCTTTAATGAGTAATAGGTCAACAGAAAGGACACCGTTAAGAAGTTTACAAACTAATATTACTCAATTTACACAAACAACAAATGAGAACGCCTCAAGTGTTTCTACTATAAAACGCAAGGAGTACAATAAAGGATATTCTAATACACGAAACGATAATGGAATGCGTATTTCAACTGGCAGTCAAGTCAACCAAACCCCGATAGATGATGTTACGCCGACAACCACATTCCCATCTGTAATTGACGTAGTCAGGCATAGAACATCACGAG GTATTCGAATTCATCCGCGTACTTTATTACCCCAATTTGCTGAAGTAGTTGATCAACCTTCCTTCCAAGATGGGAGCGTGCAAGATGATCCTTATAATTTTGTTTACAATGGTGTACCTGGAGAGCATCGTGTTTTAAAGGAACGAGGTGCATGTCCTAATTGTGGAGCAAAACGATTTCAATATGAATTTGATACCTTTTGTTGTATGAGTGGGAAAACTGTGTTAGCAAACTTAGAAATTCCAAGGGAATTGTACCGACTTTTCACGTCTCAAGATGAAATTGGAGATATGTTTAGGCAAAACATCCGTGCTTATAACACCAATTTTTCTTTTGCCTCAATGGGTGTGACATTGGATGATACATTGAACAATATGAGAGACGGCGTATATACTTTTCGTGCACATAAAGGAATATATCACAGAATCGACCAATTAGTTCCGAGGGATGGGACCCCTAGGTACTTGCAGTTGTATTTTTACGATCCTGATACTGAGTTAGATCACAGACTCCGATGGCCAAATCTTGATCGGCGTATTACCCAGATTTTAACACGCGTTCTTTCTACAAACCCATATGTCGATACATTTAGAAGACTTGCGGAACTAGGACCTCTGGACAACTATAGAGTCACTTTGAATACTTCGGTTGAACTTGACCAAAGGGTGTACAACCGACCAACGACATCGGag GTTGCTGGTATTTGGGTTGAAGGTAATGACAATATCACTTCGTATAAACGAAGTATTGTTGTGTACGGTAGGTCTGAATATAGTCAAACAATTCAGCCGTACTTCAGCTGTTACGATCCATTGTCGTATCCTCTATTTTTTCCTAATGGTGAGTCGGGTTGGCATGCTAACATACCACGTCACGGAGTATCAATCAATGAGGTTCGCAACAATGACAACATCGAAGGAGAAATGGAAG AGGCAAACACACGAAGTGGTAGAACAACCGTGGCTATGCGAGAGTACTACTGTTACAAGTTCCAGATTCGATCTACCGATAATTTGCTTTTGTTCGGTGGTAGACTGCTACAGCAGTTTGTGGTTGATGTTTACATCAAAATTGAGACGTCACGCTTAGAATTTTGTGAGAGAAACCAGGCTAAGATTCGGGCCGAATTGTACCAAGGTATTGTGGATTGCGTCAATACTGGTGAGGTTCATGCAAACAGAGTCGGGAAAAGAATTGTGTTGCCTGCATCTTTCATCGGGGGGCCTCGCGACATGCGACGTCGGTTTCTAGACGCGATGACGTTAGTTCAAGATGACGGCAAGCCTGATGTATTCCTTACAATGACATGCAATCCTAAGTGGCCTGAGATATGTGATAACTTACATGTTGGTCAAACTGCTACAGATCGTCCAGACCTTGTTTCAAGAGTGTTCCGGGCTAAATTAGAAGATCTTAAGGATCAACTCTTCAAGAAACATGTCCTCGGGGAAGTTAAGGCATACGTCTATGTCATTGAATTTCAAAAGCGGGGTTTGCCGCATGCACATTTTCTCCTAATCATGTACCCGCAACACAAGATCAATAACGCGGACCATTATGATAAGGTTGTGTGTGCTGAAATTCCTAACAAACTAACACATCCCAGATTGCATGAGATGGTTGTCAAGCACATGATTCACGGTCCTTGCGGCAATTTACGATCAAGCAGTCCTTGTATGCAGGGTGATCCTAAAATTTGTCGTTTTCACTATCCTAGACAATTTAACGAACAGACGACACAAGGAGAAGATTCGTATCCGTTGTATCGAAGGAGAGACACCGGGATAGAAGTGGACCTACGAGGACAAACACTTGATAATAGATGGGTGGTCCCATATAACCCAAGGCTTTTGATGATGTTTAACTGCCACATGAATGTTGAAGTTTGCTCAAGTATAAAATCTGTGAAATATCTTTTCAAATATGTTTATAAAGGACATGACAAACAGGTTATTCAAGTCGATCAAAGTGAGCCAGGGGTTGTTATTAATGAGATAAAAAGATTTCAAGATGCACGCTACATATCGCCCCCAGAAGCTATGTGGCGCATTTTTTCCTTCTctctttctcaaatctttcctGCTGTTCTAGCCTTACAACTTCATCTCCCAAATAATCAGATGGTTAGATTTAGAGATGATGACTTGATGCCTAATATTGTTGATAGGGAAAGGGATAAGAGAACCATGCTAACAGCATTTTTTGAGATAAATAGAAACGATGAAACAGCAAGGGTACATttgtataaagattttccaaaacACTTTACGTGGAATGGAAGCACACGCCGTTGGAGTCGTCGTTTCGGTAAAAAACAAAGAGGTCGTATCGTTTCCGCTAATCCAGCCGAAGGAGAAAGGTACTACTTACGCCTACTTTTGTCAAATGTCAGAGGGCCTACTTCATTTGAACATCTTTGCACAGTTAATGGTCAACAGTGTGCGACATTTCGGAAAGCAGCTCTTGAGTTAGGCTTAATAGAAGACGATGAATATCTATCACAATGTCTCGAAGAAGCCTCTACGTTTCAATTTCCCAATGCTCTTAGAAGGTTATTTGCGACCATAATGATTTTTTGCCAACCTGGAGATATTCGGAAGTTATGGAATGACCACTTTGATTCACTGTCTGAAGATCATCGGTTACACTGTCAAAGTATAGAACGAGTTCAAAATATGGTTCTTACCGAAATTAGTGTCTTGGTACAATCCATGGGTAAAAATTTCAATGAGTTCGACCTTCCTAAGATAACAGACGATGTTAACTTACAAGATGCAGGTTATCGTGAGTTACAAGAAGAGTATGGGATTGTTTTGGAACCTGAACACTTGAGTGCCAAACATTCACTTAATCCGGACCAAAAAAACGTGTTTGATGAGATCATGATGCATGTTGATAATGATCTTCCAGGCGTGTTCTTTATTGATGGTCCAGGTGGAACTGGAAAAACATTTTTGTACATTGCCTTGCTTGCTGAAATTCGGTCACGTGGTCTTATTGCTCTCGCAACAGCTTCATCAGGTGCAGCGGCTAATAATATGCCAGGAGGTAGAACGGCTCACTCGAGATTCAAGATTCCTCTTAATCTTGAAAATAATTCAATGTGCAATATTAAAAAGCAGAGTGGGGCCGCTAAACTGATTCGCTCTGCCAAAATAATCATATGGGATGAAGCGTCGATGGCTAAACGACAAGCGATAGAGGCAGTCGATCGTACATTCCAAGACATTATAGGTGTTAGTCTCCCATTTGGTGGAAAGATAATGGTTATGGGAGGTGACTTCAGACAGGTGTTGCCGGTTATTAAACGTGGCACTCGAGCACAGATTGTAGACTCCAGCGTACGAATGTCACCTCTTTGGTCTTTGACTAAGAAGATGCGGTTGACCATAAATATGAGAGCGCTGAAAGATCCATGGTTTTCTAAATTTCTTTTAAGAGTCGGCGATGGAACTGAAGAACCAATCGAGGGAAACTTTATCCGCATACCCGATGACATGACAATTCAGTGCAACAACAGAGAAAACGCAATAAAAGAATTGATCCATGCCATCTTTCCATCAATTGAAGATAATGTATATTCTTCGGATTATATAATCTCTAGAGCAATATTGTCCACTAAAAATGATAGTGTTGACGAGATTAATAATCAAATGATTGaaatttttcaaggggaggaaaAAGTTTATTACAGTTTTGATGAAGCTGAAGACGATCAGCGCAACTTCTATCCGGTCGAGTTCTTAAATTCGCTAAATGTTAGTGGTTTGCCGCCTCATAAGCTTCGTTTAAAAATTGGATGCCCAATAATATTGTTACGTAATATCGATCCATCACATGGCCTGTGTAATGGCACGCGGTTGATATGTAAGGGTTTCATGCGAAATGTTATTGATGCGGAAATTGCAGTCGGTCAACATGCCGGAAAAAGAGTTTTTTTGCCAAGAATCCCTCTAACCCTTTCTGAAGATGACATGTTCCCATTCAAGctgaaaagaaaacaatttccaATTCGACTTAGCTTTTCCATGACGATTAATAAAGCTCAAGGTCAAACAATTCCGAACGTTGGTATTTATCTACCGGATTCTGTATTTTCACATGGACAACTTTATGTCGCGTTATCAAGAGGGATTTCAAGACAAAGTACGAAGGTGTTGGTACATCTCGCCAAAGAATTCAAACAACGCGGAGTTTACACATCAAATGTTGTCTACCAGGAAGTGTTGCGTGATTAA